The proteins below are encoded in one region of Holophagaceae bacterium:
- a CDS encoding RNA-binding S4 domain-containing protein: MRLDAFLKKTHLVKRRELARELCDEGMVRVNGAPKKAAWEVKTGDELQFPLYNRLLKVRVLALPGTSAAKHDQWSFVEVLEEKRLAWEEGGGEEPTLIHPKSPTNH; encoded by the coding sequence GTGCGCCTCGATGCTTTCCTCAAGAAGACCCATCTGGTGAAGCGCCGGGAACTCGCCCGGGAGCTTTGCGACGAGGGCATGGTGCGCGTCAACGGCGCGCCCAAGAAAGCGGCCTGGGAAGTGAAGACCGGCGACGAGCTGCAGTTCCCGCTGTACAACCGCCTGCTGAAGGTGCGGGTGCTGGCCTTGCCGGGCACAAGCGCCGCCAAGCATGATCAATGGAGCTTCGTGGAAGTGCTTGAAGAAAAGCGGCTCGCCTGGGAAGAGGGCGGCGGCGAAGAGCCCACGCTGATCCACCCCAAATCCCCGACGAACCATTAG
- a CDS encoding peptidyl-prolyl cis-trans isomerase gives MSAHRILLAPVLASIAATGASSATDIREEILVIVNGHIITRHQFQQAVEQEHAALYRQFSGKELDDKLKQGRGKTLQGLIDAFLVEDKANDLGLAQRVGDDYLHAYVEDIKKQNNFATDADFEKALRGSLGIGLQEYLKRTKQQILQQEVLRSEVYAKVAIEDQELRAYYEDHKDEYKKATRFRIRELVLAKGATPQEGEAAKAALAKVQEELNGGKPFEDLVKQYSNSASKDTGGDLGWMEKGLMRPAIEQAALSLKAGAVSAPIDTDKDIILVQLIQAEKEEALPFAEVKAQIMGKLQEPKAQNAIEQYLANLRTRGNVRYMVPKEQILKG, from the coding sequence ATGTCGGCCCACCGGATCCTCCTCGCGCCAGTCCTGGCTTCCATCGCCGCCACCGGCGCCAGCTCCGCCACAGACATACGCGAGGAGATCCTGGTCATCGTCAATGGCCACATCATCACCCGCCACCAATTCCAGCAGGCGGTCGAGCAGGAGCATGCGGCGCTCTACCGCCAGTTTTCAGGCAAGGAACTCGACGACAAGCTCAAGCAGGGCCGGGGAAAGACGCTCCAGGGGCTGATCGACGCCTTCCTGGTGGAAGACAAGGCCAATGATCTGGGGCTCGCGCAGAGGGTCGGCGACGACTATCTCCACGCCTATGTCGAAGACATCAAGAAGCAGAACAACTTCGCGACGGACGCGGATTTCGAGAAAGCCCTGCGCGGGTCTCTGGGCATCGGGCTCCAGGAATACCTGAAGCGCACCAAGCAGCAGATCCTCCAGCAGGAGGTCCTCCGCTCGGAGGTCTACGCCAAGGTCGCCATCGAGGACCAGGAACTGCGGGCCTACTACGAAGACCACAAGGACGAATACAAGAAGGCGACCCGTTTCCGCATCCGCGAACTGGTGCTTGCCAAGGGCGCCACGCCCCAGGAGGGCGAAGCCGCCAAGGCCGCGCTGGCCAAGGTCCAGGAAGAGCTCAACGGCGGCAAACCTTTCGAAGACCTGGTGAAGCAGTACAGCAATAGCGCCAGCAAGGACACGGGCGGCGACCTGGGCTGGATGGAGAAGGGCCTGATGCGGCCCGCCATCGAACAGGCCGCGCTTTCCCTCAAGGCCGGCGCGGTCTCGGCGCCGATCGACACGGACAAGGACATCATCCTGGTGCAACTCATCCAGGCTGAGAAGGAAGAAGCGCTCCCCTTCGCCGAAGTGAAAGCGCAGATCATGGGGAAGCTCCAGGAGCCGAAGGCGCAGAACGCCATCGAGCAGTACCTGGCCAATCTGCGGACCCGCGGCAATGTGCGCTACATGGTCCCCAAGGAACAAATCCTCAAGGGATGA
- a CDS encoding uracil-DNA glycosylase gives MGLVREPAVAAPPAPEARPAVARPPAPPAARHPSPTAAPPPGYAPPDDPVGNPARDQWSSAKDLAALADCIQGCLACALGPGRFRFVFGEGDPKARLMFIGEGPGKDEDQQGRPFVGKAGELLDKMIGGIGLRRDQVYIANVVKCRPPDNRTPTPQEAQTCLGYLKRQIELIDPSVIVTLGATPLRELLGVATGITKVRGTWQRLELHRAIPVMPTFHPAYVLRQYTNEVRGAVWADLKAVRAWLDAHP, from the coding sequence ATGGGGTTGGTCCGGGAACCGGCCGTGGCAGCTCCTCCGGCCCCCGAGGCCCGGCCCGCCGTGGCTAGGCCGCCCGCTCCTCCCGCTGCGCGCCACCCGAGCCCGACGGCCGCCCCGCCTCCGGGCTACGCCCCTCCGGACGACCCTGTGGGCAACCCGGCGCGGGACCAGTGGTCCTCCGCGAAGGACCTGGCTGCTTTGGCAGACTGCATCCAGGGCTGCCTGGCTTGCGCGCTCGGACCCGGGCGCTTCCGCTTCGTCTTCGGCGAGGGCGATCCCAAGGCGCGGCTCATGTTCATCGGGGAAGGCCCCGGCAAGGACGAGGACCAGCAGGGGCGGCCCTTCGTCGGGAAGGCCGGGGAGCTGCTGGACAAGATGATCGGAGGCATCGGGTTGAGGCGGGACCAGGTCTATATCGCCAACGTGGTGAAGTGCCGTCCCCCCGACAACCGCACGCCCACCCCGCAGGAGGCCCAGACCTGCCTGGGGTACCTGAAGCGGCAGATCGAGCTGATCGACCCCAGCGTCATCGTCACCCTGGGGGCGACGCCCTTGAGGGAGCTGCTGGGCGTTGCGACCGGAATCACGAAGGTGCGCGGGACCTGGCAGAGATTGGAACTGCACCGGGCCATCCCGGTCATGCCGACCTTCCACCCGGCCTATGTGCTGCGCCAGTACACCAATGAAGTCCGCGGCGCGGTCTGGGCGGATCTGAAGGCGGTCCGTGCCTGGCTGGATGCGCATCCCTGA
- a CDS encoding tetratricopeptide repeat protein, which yields MRLFSFMMVVLIGAVLVLLANLYVSNYNLFNKEVLLYGDTQMRVWAFTLVVLAVGFLINLFYNGYAALRDMVKGLNASAATRMGRRLSSRLTDARALIAHGLIAKAKVMLEEMYEDHPEHVGTAMLYGDVMLKSGDAEAAAKHFEKFCLKHPDHVEARYQLAEALLASRNSDGALGVLKKIVSASPKQALRALRRLRALHTEAQRWDEALEVHKKLVAHFSGELSAGEKAQGMALAYQVGLLKVDADQYKDAAQAFQQVVKDDPSFIPAYLSLGRCRILQDQEDQGLEIWVEGFRSTGEGAFLQEIEDYFIQSGRPEEGLAVLRRISAISEHSVLAKFFLGKMLYRLEILDEALEQFLEVRSQVVYSPILYFYMAKIHSRRGRLDAALNEYRQLLRNLGVLKLRFECGVCFNRTTDYTDRCEHCAAWNSSHFLFKENEMPEAPLRGESGQWITMG from the coding sequence ATGCGCTTGTTCAGTTTCATGATGGTGGTGCTCATCGGTGCCGTGCTGGTGCTGCTGGCCAACCTGTACGTCAGCAACTACAACCTCTTCAACAAGGAAGTGCTGCTCTACGGCGATACCCAGATGCGCGTGTGGGCCTTCACGCTCGTGGTCCTGGCGGTGGGTTTCCTCATCAACCTCTTCTACAACGGTTACGCCGCGCTCCGGGACATGGTGAAGGGCTTGAACGCTTCGGCCGCGACCCGCATGGGCCGCCGCCTTTCCAGCCGCCTCACCGATGCGCGGGCCCTCATCGCCCACGGCCTCATCGCCAAGGCCAAGGTGATGCTGGAGGAGATGTACGAGGACCATCCCGAGCATGTGGGAACCGCGATGCTCTACGGCGACGTGATGCTGAAAAGCGGCGATGCCGAGGCGGCCGCGAAGCATTTCGAGAAGTTCTGCCTGAAGCATCCTGACCATGTGGAGGCGCGCTACCAGTTGGCGGAAGCCCTGCTGGCCTCGCGCAACTCCGACGGCGCCCTCGGCGTGCTGAAAAAAATCGTATCCGCCTCGCCCAAGCAGGCCCTGCGCGCGCTGCGCCGGCTGCGGGCCCTGCATACCGAAGCCCAGCGCTGGGACGAGGCCCTGGAGGTGCATAAAAAGCTGGTGGCCCATTTTTCGGGCGAGCTCAGCGCGGGAGAGAAGGCCCAAGGGATGGCCCTGGCCTATCAGGTGGGATTGTTGAAGGTGGATGCGGATCAGTACAAGGACGCCGCCCAGGCCTTCCAGCAGGTCGTGAAGGACGATCCGAGCTTCATCCCCGCTTATCTTTCCCTGGGCCGGTGCCGCATCCTCCAGGACCAGGAAGACCAGGGGCTGGAAATCTGGGTCGAGGGCTTCCGCAGCACCGGCGAAGGAGCCTTCCTCCAGGAGATCGAGGACTACTTCATCCAGAGCGGACGGCCCGAGGAAGGCCTGGCGGTGCTGCGCCGCATCTCCGCCATCAGCGAACACTCCGTGCTGGCGAAGTTCTTCCTCGGCAAGATGCTCTACCGGCTGGAAATCCTGGACGAAGCGCTGGAGCAATTCCTGGAAGTGCGCAGCCAGGTGGTCTATTCGCCCATCCTGTATTTCTACATGGCGAAGATACACAGCCGGCGCGGACGCCTGGACGCCGCGCTGAACGAATACCGCCAACTGCTCCGCAATCTCGGCGTCCTGAAATTGCGCTTCGAATGCGGCGTCTGCTTCAACCGCACCACCGACTACACCGACCGCTGCGAGCACTGCGCCGCCTGGAACAGCAGCCACTTCCTGTTCAAGGAGAACGAAATGCCCGAAGCCCCCCTGCGCGGCGAAAGCGGGCAGTGGATCACGATGGGGTGA
- a CDS encoding HD domain-containing protein — protein MPTSAPDQPLLRTLKEGDAFTGFLLAQEAAFKISTKGSEYLELKLSDASGDLKGFLWDVRAIEGDMDSIAADCFLKVKGSISSYNGRTQMKLDKVRFAPDSEVGDFSKFFPVSARPVPEMLAEMDGIIASVKDPWIRQLLTGFFVDDAALRAAFAKAPAAKGLHHVYLGGLLEHTLSILAMAERACGHYVAMNRDLVLAGVFLHDVGKTAELSYQRSFGYSDEGNLIGHISMECEWINRGAAKINGFPEELRMQLLHIVLSHHGKLEFGSPVLPKTPEALLVHYLDDLDGKLEAMFRGIKEAGENHWTPYSRAMERMIYTVRWPASQ, from the coding sequence TTGCCCACTTCGGCCCCCGACCAGCCACTCCTCCGAACACTGAAGGAGGGCGACGCCTTCACCGGGTTCCTGCTGGCCCAGGAAGCCGCTTTCAAGATCAGCACGAAGGGTTCCGAATACCTGGAATTGAAATTGTCGGATGCCTCCGGCGACCTCAAGGGCTTTCTCTGGGACGTCCGGGCCATCGAAGGCGACATGGACAGCATCGCGGCGGACTGCTTCCTCAAGGTGAAGGGTTCCATTTCGAGCTACAACGGCCGCACCCAGATGAAGCTCGACAAAGTCCGCTTCGCGCCGGATTCGGAAGTAGGAGACTTCTCGAAGTTCTTTCCGGTCAGCGCGCGGCCCGTTCCCGAGATGCTCGCGGAGATGGATGGCATCATCGCCTCGGTGAAGGATCCCTGGATCCGGCAGCTCCTCACGGGCTTCTTCGTGGACGACGCGGCGTTGCGCGCGGCCTTCGCCAAGGCCCCGGCCGCCAAAGGCCTGCATCACGTCTACCTGGGCGGCCTGCTGGAGCACACCCTGTCCATCCTCGCCATGGCGGAGCGGGCCTGCGGGCACTATGTGGCCATGAACCGGGACCTCGTGCTGGCGGGGGTTTTCCTCCACGATGTGGGCAAGACGGCAGAGCTGAGCTACCAGCGCAGTTTTGGATATAGCGATGAAGGCAACCTCATCGGCCACATCTCCATGGAATGCGAGTGGATCAACCGGGGAGCCGCAAAAATAAACGGGTTTCCCGAGGAGTTGCGGATGCAGTTGCTGCACATCGTGCTGAGCCACCACGGGAAACTTGAGTTCGGCAGCCCGGTGTTGCCCAAGACGCCCGAAGCCCTGCTCGTCCACTACCTTGATGATCTCGACGGCAAGCTGGAAGCCATGTTCCGGGGCATCAAGGAAGCCGGCGAGAACCACTGGACGCCCTATTCCCGCGCCATGGAGCGGATGATCTACACGGTCCGCTGGCCGGCTTCGCAGTGA